From a region of the Desmodus rotundus isolate HL8 chromosome 7, HLdesRot8A.1, whole genome shotgun sequence genome:
- the C7H5orf52 gene encoding uncharacterized protein C5orf52 homolog, whose translation MASNLARVPEPFADEDNETAQQQRPSVTWNLSLPTVSTAAIQTTRSSGSYSASAFLWRHRFGSRPEINLGTQPRIIFLRPQTSQPLVLFSLMNSSEAAATKFLPKSHLSRVIIRDNLNAQRLYEMEIKATEKTKKKMSHLHDHLKKKFMMDQIRKLGRWKRESLNIRQHLDSSRVAKSLYSSKKASHSTQGRRSTPGP comes from the exons ATGGCTTCCAATCTCGCTCGTGTTCCTGAGCCGTTCGCTGACGAGGACAACGAGACTGCCCAGCAGCAGAGGCCCTCGGTCACATGGAACTTAAGCTTGCCCACGGTCAGTACGGCCGCCATCCAGACGACCCGCAGTTCTGGCAGCTATTCGGCCTCAGCCTTTTTGTGGCGCCATAGGTTCGGCAGCAGACCCGAAATCAACTTAGGGACCCAGCCTCGCATCATCTTCCTGCGCCCGCAGACCTCGCAGCCGCTAGTGCTCTTCAG CTTAATGAATTCCAGTGAAGCAGCTGCAACAAAATTTTTACCCAAGAGCCACTTATCTCGGGTGATTATTCGTGACAACCTCAATGCACAACGACTCTATGAGATGGAG attaaAGCTACAGAAAAGACCAAGAAAAAGATGAGCCACTTGCATGACCACCTGAAAAAAAAGTTCATGATGGACCAGATCAGGAAGCTGGGGCGCTGGAAACGGGAATCCCTGAACATCCGGCAGCACCTGGACAGCTCCCGTGTAGCGAAGTCGCTGTATTCTAGCAAGAAAGCCAGCCACTCTACTCAAGGCCGACGATCTACCCCAGGACCATGA
- the DUSP18 gene encoding dual specificity protein phosphatase 18: MTAPPSTSPVQFPQPSVSGLSQITSSLYISNGVAANNKLMLSSNQITSIVNVSVEVVNTLYEDIQYVQVPVADTPMSRLCDFFDPIADHIHSVEMKQGRTLLHCVAGVSRSAALCLAYLMKYHTMSLLDAHTWTKSCRPIIRPNNGFWEQLIRYEFQLFGKNTVHMVNSSMGLIPDIYEKEVRLMVPL; this comes from the coding sequence ATGACAGCACCTCCAAGTACATCCCCCGTTCAGTTCCCACAGCCCTCGGTCAGTGGCCTCTCACAGATCACCAGCAGCCTGTACATCAGCAATGGGGTGGCCGCCAACAACAAACTTATGCTCTCCAGCAACCAGATCACCTCAATCGTCAATGTCTCAGTGGAGGTGGTGAATACCTTATATGAGGACATCCAGTACGTACAGGTGCCTGTGGCTGACACACCCATGTCGCGTCTCTGTGACTTCTTTGACCCCATTGCTGACCACATCCACAGTGTCGAGATGAAGCAGGGCCGCACGCTGCTCCACTGTGTGGCTGGCGTGAGCCGCTCAGCTGCCCTCTGCCTCGCCTACCTCATGAAGTACCACACCATGTCCTTGCTGGATGCCCACACGTGGACCAAATCTTGTCGGCCCATCATCCGGCCCAACAATGGCTTTTGGGAGCAGCTCATCCGCTATGAGTTCCAGCTATTTGGCAAGAACACTGTGCACATGGTCAACTCCTCTATGGGCTTGATCCCTGATATCTACGAGAAGGAAGTCCGTTTAATGGTTCCACTGTGA
- the SLC35E4 gene encoding solute carrier family 35 member E4 translates to MCRCPLEHHDGRMTSAEAVAETSSTRVAGSPEWPPDTHQATGRPGRARVAVAALVWLLAGASMSSVNKWIFTVHGFGRPLLLSALHMLAAALACHRGARRPMPSGTHRRVLLLSLTFGTSMACGNVGLSTVPLDLAQLATTTTPLITLALSALLLGRRHHPLQFAAMCPLCLGAACSLAGELRSPPAGCGFLLAATCLRGLKSIQQSALLQEERLDAVTLLYATSLPSFCLLAGAALVLEAGVALSPAPTDSRLWACILLSCLLSVLYNLASFSLLALTSALTVHVLGNLTVVGNLVLSRLLFGSRLSGLSYVGIALTLSGMFLYHNCEFVASWAARWGFWRRNQPGKGL, encoded by the exons ATGTGCCGCTGTCCTCTGGAGCACCATGACGGCAGGATGACCTCTGCGGAGGCAGTGGCAGAGACTAGCAGCACTCGGGTGGCTGGGTCCCCCGAGTGGCCCCCTGATACCCACCAGGCCACTGGGCGGCCTGGCCGGGCCCGGGTGGCCGTGGCAGCACTGGTGTGGCTGCTGGCAGGAGCCAGCATGTCCAGCGTCAACAAGTGGATTTTCACGGTGCACGGCTTTGGGCGGCCCCTGCTGCTCTCAGCGCTGCACATGCTGGCAGCAGCGCTGGCATGCCACCGGGGAGCACGGCGCCCCATGCCCAGTGGTACCCACCGCCGAGTGCTGCTGCTCAGCCTTACCTTTGGCACCTCAATGGCCTGCGGCAATGTGGGCCTGAGCACCGTGCCCCTGGACCTGGCACAGTTGGCCACCACTACCACGCCACTGATCACACTGGCCCTGTCGGCGCTTCTGCTCGGCCGTCGCCACCACCCGCTGCAGTTTGCCGCCATGTGCCCACTCTGCCTGGGAGCTGCCTGCAGCCTGGCGGGTGAGCTCCGGTCACCGCCTGCTGGCTGTGGCTTCCTGCTGGCCGCCACCTGCCTCCGCGGCCTCAAGTCCATTCAGCAGA GTGCCCTGCTGCAGGAGGAGAGGCTGGATGCGGTGACCCTGCTGTACGCCACCTCGCTGCCCAGCTTCTGCCTGCTGGCAGGTGCGGCCCTGGTGctggaggctggtgtggctctgtcgCCTGCTCCCACTGACTCCCGCCTCTGGGCCTGCATCCTGCTCAGCTGCCTCCTGTCCGTGCTCTACAACCTGGCCAGCTTCTCCCTGCTGGCCCTCACCTCTGCTCTCACCGTCCACGTCCTGGGCAACCTCACTGTCGTGGGCAACCTCGTCCTGTCCCGGCTCCTGTTTGGCAGTCGCCTCAGCGGCCTCAGCTACGTGGGCATTGCACTCACCCTTTCAGGAATGTTCCTTTACCACAACTGCGAGTTCGTGGCCTCCTGGGCTGCCCGCTGGGGCTTCTGGCGGAGGAACCAGCCTGGCAAGGGTCTTTGA